The following proteins are encoded in a genomic region of Desulfonatronum thiodismutans:
- the selA gene encoding L-seryl-tRNA(Sec) selenium transferase, whose translation MSELYRLLPSVDLILQRVSESGRYAHLPRPLLKDLVNVHLDQLRADIRQQKLNTSEDMQWSALEGPLHAFLDRASRPHFRRVINATGVVVHTNLGRSLLARQAVEAVTEACAHYSNLEFSLDTGQRGSRYAHVEELLCKLTGAEAGLVVNNNAAAVLLMLDTLAKGKEVVVSRGQLVEIGGSFRIPDVMAKSGAVLREVGATNRTHPHDYERAITPETAALLKVHTSNFRIIGFHKEVGLREMVALGEKHGLPVLEDLGSGNLFDFRPYGLDHEPTVQETVAAGAAVVTFSGDKVLGGPQAGIIVGRKEYIDPIKKNPMNRALRIDKMTLAALEATLRLYLDPELARREIPTLRMITASDEELRRQASKLARGLRRALNGALRGSGGSANAEITLLPGASRVGGGAYPERDLPTTLVAVRPLGTDIGVEALRDTLLDTDPPLIGRIEHNAFCLDPRTLDESEYVLAGKVLAKVLAP comes from the coding sequence ATGTCTGAACTCTATCGTTTGCTGCCTTCCGTGGACCTGATTCTGCAACGGGTCTCGGAGTCCGGTCGCTACGCGCATCTGCCTCGTCCCCTGCTCAAGGATCTCGTCAATGTGCACCTGGATCAATTGCGGGCGGACATTCGTCAGCAAAAGCTGAACACTTCCGAAGACATGCAATGGTCCGCCCTGGAAGGGCCGCTGCACGCCTTTCTGGATCGGGCGTCCAGGCCGCATTTTCGGCGGGTGATCAACGCCACGGGCGTGGTGGTGCACACCAACCTGGGCCGCTCCCTGCTGGCCCGCCAAGCCGTGGAGGCCGTGACCGAGGCCTGCGCCCATTACTCCAATCTGGAGTTTTCCCTGGACACCGGCCAGCGCGGCAGCCGCTACGCCCATGTGGAGGAACTGCTATGCAAGCTGACCGGGGCCGAGGCCGGGCTGGTGGTGAACAACAACGCCGCGGCGGTGCTGCTGATGCTGGACACCCTGGCCAAAGGCAAGGAAGTGGTGGTTTCCCGGGGCCAACTGGTGGAGATCGGCGGCTCGTTTCGCATCCCGGACGTGATGGCCAAGAGCGGGGCCGTGCTGCGGGAAGTAGGGGCCACCAACCGCACCCATCCGCACGACTACGAACGGGCCATCACTCCGGAAACAGCGGCTCTGCTCAAGGTGCACACCTCGAACTTCCGGATCATCGGTTTTCACAAGGAAGTCGGGCTGCGGGAGATGGTCGCGCTGGGCGAGAAGCACGGCCTGCCGGTGCTGGAGGATCTGGGCAGCGGCAACCTGTTCGACTTCAGGCCCTACGGCCTGGATCACGAACCCACGGTCCAAGAGACCGTGGCCGCCGGGGCCGCGGTGGTCACCTTCAGCGGGGACAAGGTTCTGGGCGGGCCCCAGGCCGGAATCATCGTGGGTCGCAAGGAATACATCGATCCGATCAAGAAGAACCCCATGAACCGGGCCCTGCGCATCGACAAAATGACCCTGGCCGCCCTGGAGGCCACGCTGCGCCTCTACCTGGACCCGGAACTGGCCCGCCGGGAAATTCCGACCCTGCGCATGATCACCGCTTCGGACGAGGAGCTGCGGCGACAAGCAAGCAAACTGGCTCGCGGCTTGCGCCGGGCCCTAAACGGTGCCTTAAGAGGTTCCGGGGGAAGCGCAAACGCCGAAATCACATTGCTTCCGGGAGCTTCCCGAGTGGGCGGCGGCGCGTATCCGGAGCGGGATCTGCCCACGACCTTGGTGGCTGTTCGTCCTCTGGGCACGGACATCGGGGTGGAAGCGCTGCGCGACACCCTCCTGGACACCGATCCGCCCCTGATCGGTCGCATTGAACACAATGCCTTCTGCCTGGACCCCCGCACCCTGGACGAGTCGGAATACGTCCTGGCAGGCAAAGTCCTGGCCAAAGTGTTGGCCCCGTAA
- a CDS encoding GGDEF domain-containing protein: MFIKTPDTSESNIRLERQDMITLESELRQAMAGFLSFSSYGLYFPPHPPQEMLVVDDQGQRLVPVYHSLEKKALLPLHRHGELLGIFVARNVPGRVTKSTLYLWSCLCRQIMDNLLLHKKTQVDPLTGLANAVCLEQNLGREIRLVHRGLWPDTPGSLEDGVSDFSASVGLICLDVDGFSRINERWGYQFGDLVLQDLARLVARMAPEQAICARLREDTLAICFSGATTTKCHQLAANLAREVSELSCENKINGERIRLSVSQGFVTYPQDFHGRQLRRSVREQTGLMLEKARRALRDAQEHGPGRIRGFSGILRESGIVLDVLPMSRVLISLGRSVDAREGQRFLVWAAPRENGFGAAAPLEPGGKEAPPSRFCKAEIQLVEVQGETSVAEIVLLHDPGCAIVPEDQLTILHPGSRQDVFGTVNERRRERRSISQEDQVRDDGQEPVAEADAGGREREARETDGEGDQAPGGARAWMPLRAHDFSRHWAGFRQKHARFAVMLVFLEGGSMESEPLDHGDVDRKIHQLGAMAAGKLGPDMVLGRFSFSTLACLVPESGALSLENLAKALVQEAEETLRGTVYVGLAEYPWLNFTKADTLESSRKALEHALLLSEPNAVVFCSTSLTVSADRAFSSGDVYSAVEEYKLALLADETNLIARNSLGVCYARLGKYGDASAQFAAILRQAPDDIMATYNQGHTLLKQGEPDQARRFFERCLELDPEHMFSLIRLGQMAEQSDDVEAARDYYARARSVPGGEGVTHRHLARLELREGNLEQAREHLHQALVHNPKDALAMHLLAKMYLEQGEDAEIAETLARQSVALLPEQGAYWDVLAKALESQGRHEEAALARERSG, translated from the coding sequence ATGTTCATCAAGACGCCAGACACCTCGGAATCAAACATTCGCCTTGAGCGCCAGGACATGATCACCCTGGAATCCGAACTGCGCCAAGCCATGGCCGGGTTCCTGTCGTTTTCCTCCTACGGACTGTACTTCCCGCCCCATCCTCCTCAGGAGATGCTCGTGGTCGACGACCAGGGGCAACGTCTTGTTCCCGTCTACCATTCCCTGGAAAAAAAAGCCTTGCTGCCCTTGCATCGCCATGGGGAGCTTTTGGGCATCTTCGTGGCCCGCAACGTGCCGGGGCGGGTGACCAAAAGCACGCTTTATCTCTGGTCCTGTCTTTGTCGGCAGATCATGGACAATCTGCTGCTGCATAAAAAGACCCAGGTGGACCCGCTTACGGGTTTGGCCAACGCGGTTTGTCTGGAACAAAATCTGGGTCGGGAGATCCGGCTGGTACACCGCGGACTGTGGCCGGACACCCCAGGCAGCTTGGAGGACGGGGTATCCGATTTTAGTGCCAGCGTGGGGCTGATCTGTCTGGATGTGGATGGTTTTTCGCGGATCAACGAACGTTGGGGATACCAGTTCGGTGACCTGGTGCTTCAAGACCTGGCGCGGCTCGTCGCCCGCATGGCTCCGGAACAGGCTATCTGCGCCAGGTTGCGCGAGGATACCCTGGCCATTTGTTTTTCCGGAGCCACCACGACGAAATGCCATCAATTGGCGGCGAATCTGGCCCGGGAAGTCTCGGAGTTGAGCTGTGAAAACAAGATCAACGGCGAGCGAATCAGGCTTTCCGTCAGCCAGGGATTCGTGACCTACCCCCAGGACTTCCATGGCCGGCAACTCCGGCGTTCGGTCCGGGAACAGACCGGGTTGATGCTGGAAAAAGCCCGGCGGGCCCTGCGGGACGCCCAGGAGCACGGCCCGGGAAGAATCCGGGGATTTTCCGGCATTCTCCGGGAAAGCGGTATCGTACTGGATGTTTTACCCATGAGCCGCGTTCTGATCAGCCTGGGCCGCTCCGTGGACGCCCGGGAAGGACAGCGTTTTCTCGTCTGGGCCGCCCCTCGGGAGAACGGGTTTGGCGCTGCCGCGCCTCTGGAGCCGGGAGGAAAAGAGGCGCCGCCGTCCCGATTCTGCAAGGCTGAAATCCAGTTGGTCGAGGTTCAGGGCGAGACCTCCGTGGCCGAGATCGTTTTGTTGCACGATCCTGGCTGCGCCATCGTGCCGGAAGACCAGTTGACCATCCTGCACCCGGGGAGCCGACAGGACGTGTTCGGCACCGTGAACGAGAGGAGGCGGGAACGCCGATCGATTTCTCAGGAAGATCAGGTTCGTGACGACGGTCAGGAGCCTGTTGCCGAGGCGGACGCCGGAGGACGCGAACGCGAGGCCCGGGAAACGGACGGCGAAGGGGATCAAGCCCCCGGAGGGGCGCGGGCTTGGATGCCCTTGCGGGCCCATGACTTTTCGCGGCACTGGGCGGGCTTTCGCCAGAAACATGCCCGGTTTGCCGTAATGTTGGTCTTTCTGGAAGGCGGCTCCATGGAGTCGGAGCCGTTGGACCACGGTGACGTGGATCGCAAAATACATCAACTCGGAGCCATGGCCGCGGGAAAATTGGGGCCGGACATGGTCCTTGGCCGGTTCAGTTTCAGCACCTTGGCCTGCCTGGTTCCGGAGTCCGGCGCTCTAAGCCTGGAGAACTTGGCAAAGGCCCTGGTCCAGGAAGCCGAGGAAACGTTGCGTGGAACTGTCTACGTGGGCCTGGCGGAGTATCCCTGGCTGAACTTCACCAAGGCGGATACGTTGGAGAGCAGCCGCAAGGCCCTGGAGCACGCCCTGCTGCTGTCCGAGCCCAACGCCGTGGTCTTCTGTTCCACCTCACTTACGGTCAGCGCGGACCGGGCCTTTTCCAGCGGAGACGTCTATTCCGCCGTGGAAGAGTACAAGCTGGCCCTGCTGGCGGACGAGACCAACCTCATCGCCAGAAACTCCCTGGGGGTCTGCTACGCCCGGCTGGGCAAATACGGCGACGCTTCGGCCCAGTTCGCGGCCATTCTGCGCCAGGCTCCTGACGACATCATGGCCACCTACAATCAGGGGCACACCCTGCTGAAGCAAGGCGAGCCCGACCAGGCCCGGCGTTTTTTCGAGCGTTGCCTGGAATTGGATCCGGAGCACATGTTCAGCCTGATCCGCCTGGGGCAAATGGCCGAGCAGAGCGACGACGTGGAGGCGGCTCGGGATTACTATGCCCGTGCCCGATCGGTCCCGGGTGGTGAAGGCGTGACGCATCGTCACTTGGCCCGCCTGGAACTGCGGGAAGGCAACCTCGAACAGGCCAGGGAGCATCTGCATCAAGCTCTGGTGCATAACCCCAAGGACGCCCTGGCCATGCATCTGCTGGCCAAAATGTATCTCGAACAGGGCGAGGACGCCGAAATCGCGGAAACCCTGGCCAGGCAAAGCGTGGCCCTGCTTCCGGAACAGGGCGCGTATTGGGATGTCCTGGCCAAGGCTCTGGAGAGCCAGGGACGCCATGAAGAGGCCGCCCTGGCCCGGGAGCGGAGCGGCTAG
- a CDS encoding ferredoxin, which translates to MPAPSLPLAEVSLDLEHCTSCQACLELCPEVFGWDESSELPYLKTSQGPEEDLRKAAAYCPKDCIEVTSLQGKTS; encoded by the coding sequence ATGCCCGCCCCTTCTCTTCCTCTCGCCGAAGTGAGCCTTGATCTGGAACACTGCACCAGTTGTCAAGCTTGCTTGGAACTGTGTCCGGAGGTTTTCGGCTGGGATGAATCTTCGGAACTTCCCTATTTGAAAACAAGCCAGGGCCCTGAAGAGGACCTGCGCAAGGCAGCGGCCTACTGTCCCAAGGACTGCATTGAGGTTACGTCCTTGCAGGGGAAGACGTCATAA
- a CDS encoding DnaJ C-terminal domain-containing protein, translated as MSVSFKDYYQLLGVSKAAPQDELSKAFKKMARKYHPDLNPDNPEAEKKFKEINEAYEVLKDPEKRKLYDSLGPNWQHGQNFQPPPGFDSSRFRSYSSGGPSGGPQFEGGFGDFSDFFETIFGGQFRGEKSYQGDPFGSGGFGPRQTKGRDVEVGMELPLEDAFSGGSRTISFQEQVMGPDGMPRMETKSLQVNIPAGIKNGSRIRLAGQGSPGMRGGPNGDLYLKIKIAPHPKFKLEGNSIVYDLPLAPWEAALGTKVRIPTLAGAVEMNIPAGTGSGRKLRLRGKGLGKGDQQGDQLIRVMIAVPVNPTDQERELWEQLAQTSTFQPRDDV; from the coding sequence ATGAGCGTTTCCTTCAAAGACTATTACCAACTTCTGGGCGTTTCCAAGGCTGCGCCCCAGGACGAGCTTTCCAAGGCCTTCAAGAAAATGGCCCGGAAGTACCATCCGGACCTGAATCCGGACAACCCCGAAGCGGAGAAGAAGTTCAAGGAAATCAACGAGGCCTACGAAGTGCTCAAGGACCCGGAGAAACGAAAACTGTACGACTCCCTGGGCCCGAACTGGCAGCACGGCCAGAATTTTCAACCGCCGCCGGGCTTTGATTCCAGCCGCTTTCGTTCCTACTCATCAGGCGGCCCCTCCGGCGGCCCGCAATTCGAAGGCGGCTTCGGTGATTTCAGCGATTTTTTCGAGACCATTTTCGGGGGCCAGTTTCGCGGAGAGAAAAGTTATCAGGGCGATCCCTTCGGGTCCGGCGGATTCGGCCCTCGACAGACCAAGGGCCGAGACGTGGAGGTGGGCATGGAACTACCTCTGGAAGACGCATTTTCCGGCGGCAGCCGGACCATTTCCTTTCAGGAGCAGGTGATGGGCCCGGACGGGATGCCGCGCATGGAAACGAAATCCCTGCAGGTAAACATCCCGGCCGGGATCAAGAACGGGTCCCGTATCCGGCTGGCAGGGCAGGGTTCGCCAGGCATGCGCGGAGGACCCAACGGAGATCTGTATCTGAAGATCAAGATCGCCCCGCACCCCAAATTCAAGCTGGAAGGCAACTCTATCGTCTACGATCTGCCTCTTGCGCCCTGGGAAGCAGCTTTGGGAACCAAAGTACGAATCCCGACCCTGGCCGGAGCCGTGGAAATGAACATTCCCGCCGGGACCGGTAGCGGCAGGAAGCTGCGCCTGCGCGGCAAAGGCCTGGGCAAAGGCGACCAGCAGGGAGACCAGTTAATCCGCGTGATGATCGCGGTCCCGGTAAATCCCACCGATCAGGAGCGTGAGTTGTGGGAGCAACTGGCCCAGACGTCCACGTTTCAGCCCCGAGATGACGTTTGA
- a CDS encoding zinc dependent phospholipase C family protein, with product MLIRCLFVLIGLLVIPSTAWAWGPLTHIYVASELFAYASIIPSAIFGLLTKYRQDFLYGNLMADMILGKSYLPEDKSPHSWTTGMRFLDQAQNDSEKAFAYGYLCHLAADTVAHGILVEEQQDQSHAWLEMQADAMIHRAYWLQSVSFSRAVQRRNDRFLESSLDSYIFSFKTNRKIYKSLVFLSLLNVRRKIRVDQEYIHELHDHSLARMISLLRDGEKSLVLQENPMAVKH from the coding sequence ATGCTCATCAGGTGTCTATTCGTCCTTATCGGACTCCTCGTCATTCCGTCCACTGCCTGGGCTTGGGGCCCGCTGACCCACATCTACGTGGCCAGCGAACTTTTCGCCTATGCCTCAATTATCCCAAGCGCCATATTTGGGCTGTTGACGAAATATCGTCAAGACTTTTTATATGGAAACCTGATGGCGGACATGATTTTGGGCAAGAGCTACCTGCCTGAGGACAAGAGCCCGCACAGCTGGACCACTGGGATGCGGTTTCTGGATCAGGCCCAAAACGACTCGGAAAAAGCCTTTGCCTACGGCTACCTCTGTCACTTGGCCGCCGATACCGTGGCTCACGGGATTCTGGTGGAGGAGCAGCAGGATCAGTCCCATGCCTGGCTGGAAATGCAGGCCGACGCCATGATTCACCGCGCCTACTGGCTACAGTCCGTGAGCTTCAGCCGGGCCGTGCAGCGGCGAAACGACCGTTTTCTGGAAAGCTCCCTGGACAGCTATATCTTTTCGTTCAAAACCAACCGAAAAATCTACAAAAGTCTCGTCTTCCTCTCCCTGCTCAACGTCCGCCGCAAGATTCGGGTGGATCAGGAGTACATCCACGAACTCCACGACCACTCCCTGGCCCGGATGATCAGCCTGCTTCGAGACGGCGAAAAATCCCTGGTGCTCCAGGAAAACCCCATGGCCGTCAAGCACTGA
- a CDS encoding bile acid:sodium symporter, translating into MIPFLKKHWFFVGMAVVSALAFVVPGLGVFVKEHQILNYAIFLTFLITGFSLDTRTILEQMKNVRVLTASLISALILIPVLTAVLASLFFGDNVDFIIGSIIIAAAPVTVASGTVMTAMALGNVPLSLFICVLCNFFSLLTIPLVLNAILGFMGDLLHLEEAVSLPVRHILLTLSSIVLLPTVLGQILRPWIKDHIAPYKKVFSIFSQSVVLLIIFNAVSSSVGVIGTVGLGFIGLFGFMIVLHSLILVLNYAISKGIRLDRPSTSAFTIHTSQKTLTISYLVWAGYFAHAFPLAMVPGIAYHLVQMVMDVFVANWFRKRAEPRSRNPQ; encoded by the coding sequence ATGATCCCGTTCCTCAAAAAACATTGGTTCTTTGTCGGCATGGCCGTGGTTTCGGCCCTGGCTTTCGTGGTTCCCGGCCTGGGCGTGTTCGTCAAGGAACATCAGATCCTCAATTACGCCATCTTTCTGACTTTCCTGATCACCGGGTTTAGTCTGGATACGCGGACTATTCTGGAGCAGATGAAGAACGTTCGGGTGCTCACGGCCTCCTTGATTTCGGCCCTGATCTTGATCCCCGTACTCACGGCCGTGCTGGCTTCATTGTTTTTTGGCGATAATGTCGACTTCATCATCGGGTCGATCATCATCGCCGCGGCTCCGGTGACCGTGGCCTCGGGCACGGTGATGACGGCCATGGCCCTGGGCAACGTCCCGCTGAGCCTTTTCATCTGTGTTTTGTGCAATTTTTTCTCCCTGCTGACCATCCCGCTGGTACTCAACGCCATTTTGGGGTTTATGGGCGATCTTCTTCATCTGGAGGAGGCCGTGTCCCTGCCGGTGCGACACATTTTGCTCACCCTGAGCTCCATCGTGCTTTTGCCCACGGTGCTCGGCCAGATCCTGCGGCCATGGATCAAGGATCATATCGCGCCGTACAAAAAGGTGTTTTCGATATTTTCGCAATCCGTGGTCCTGCTGATCATCTTCAATGCCGTTTCCAGTTCGGTGGGCGTGATTGGCACGGTGGGCCTGGGTTTCATTGGTCTGTTCGGGTTCATGATAGTCCTGCACTCGCTGATTCTCGTCCTGAACTACGCCATTTCCAAAGGCATCCGCCTGGACCGCCCTTCCACTTCGGCCTTTACCATTCATACCTCACAAAAAACACTGACCATTTCCTACCTGGTCTGGGCCGGCTATTTCGCCCATGCCTTTCCCCTGGCCATGGTTCCGGGCATCGCCTACCATCTCGTGCAAATGGTCATGGATGTTTTTGTCGCGAACTGGTTCAGAAAACGGGCCGAGCCGCGCAGCCGGAACCCTCAGTAG
- a CDS encoding aromatic amino acid transport family protein → MDHTRSTGLGAGATIAAAALIAGNLVGAGILGLPINTGLAGLWPSLLAMVAGGAMMFLTAQILGDQAAISRSETFDYPSLYEKFLGSSGKWVAIAANMIILYGLLTAYFTGGAKIVASLLGMEAQQTLVTLLFAVPLITLTCINLSLIQRLNTMLVLMLAGTFALLVFMGGGHIDASRMNYTDWAFLPATLPIIVTAFHFHNIIPTVTADLRWDMATFRRAVLLGMLLAFVMNALWVTVGIGVIPLAGDNSILDAWKTNTPATVPMGAIIQSATFTLFASFFALVAICTSFLANGLGLLSFLRDLTLNTFGVNNRLLVVALTFLPPLAIGLIYPDIFLKALDIVGGVGIVILFGILPTLIVLMDRRRGPILRLLCLIGLLFAAAILGLEIMSETGLLRLHPHAEGF, encoded by the coding sequence ATGGATCATACTCGTTCGACGGGCCTGGGTGCCGGAGCGACCATCGCCGCCGCGGCGTTGATCGCCGGAAACCTCGTTGGCGCGGGAATTCTGGGACTTCCGATCAACACCGGCCTGGCCGGACTTTGGCCGTCGCTGCTGGCCATGGTTGCTGGTGGAGCCATGATGTTTCTCACGGCCCAGATCCTCGGCGATCAGGCGGCCATAAGCCGCAGCGAGACCTTCGACTATCCCTCGCTGTATGAAAAGTTTCTGGGCTCGTCGGGCAAGTGGGTGGCCATCGCCGCGAACATGATCATCCTGTACGGATTGCTGACCGCGTATTTCACCGGCGGCGCGAAGATCGTGGCCAGCCTGCTGGGCATGGAGGCGCAGCAGACCTTGGTCACCCTGCTGTTCGCCGTCCCGTTGATCACCCTGACCTGCATCAACCTCAGCCTGATCCAGCGCCTGAACACCATGCTGGTGCTGATGCTGGCCGGAACCTTCGCTCTTTTGGTCTTCATGGGTGGTGGGCACATTGACGCTTCCCGAATGAATTACACGGACTGGGCCTTTCTTCCGGCGACCCTGCCGATCATCGTCACCGCGTTTCACTTTCACAACATCATTCCCACGGTCACCGCGGACCTGCGCTGGGACATGGCCACCTTCCGGAGGGCGGTGTTGCTGGGAATGCTGCTGGCCTTCGTGATGAACGCCCTGTGGGTGACGGTGGGCATCGGCGTGATTCCCCTGGCCGGGGATAATAGCATCCTGGACGCCTGGAAGACGAACACCCCGGCCACGGTGCCCATGGGCGCGATCATCCAGAGCGCGACGTTCACCCTGTTCGCCTCGTTTTTCGCCCTGGTGGCCATCTGCACCTCGTTTCTGGCCAACGGACTGGGCCTGTTGAGCTTTTTGCGCGACCTGACCCTGAACACTTTCGGGGTGAACAACCGCCTGTTGGTGGTCGCCCTGACTTTTCTGCCGCCCCTGGCCATCGGCCTGATCTATCCGGACATTTTCCTGAAGGCCCTGGACATCGTGGGCGGAGTGGGCATCGTGATCCTGTTCGGCATCCTGCCTACGTTGATCGTACTCATGGACCGGCGGCGAGGGCCGATTCTTCGACTGCTCTGCCTGATAGGCCTGCTCTTCGCGGCGGCCATCCTCGGGTTGGAGATTATGAGCGAGACCGGCCTGTTGCGCCTGCATCCTCACGCTGAGGGATTTTGA
- a CDS encoding peptidase U32 family protein gives MQTTSSPSSLITPPEILAPAGDRQAFLAALAAGADSVYCGLKHFSARMEAENFSLNELADLTELAHAKGRKVLVAMNTLVKPGDLAAAGRLVDQLQRHVRPDGLIVQDLGLLALAGQCGFSGELHLSTLACMSTVSGLQAAERLGVRQVVLPRELHLDEIKLMAEACPPGMQLEVFVHGALCYAVSGRCYWSSYMGGKSGLRGRCVQPCRRRYTQENRRGGFFSCQDLSLDVLVKTLLDIPQVRTWKIEGRKKSAHYVFYTTTAYRLLRDEAVSVRSRKEAAALLEMALGRPGSHAGFLPQRRYIPLAPDSHLGSGLLAGHVPKDAKSPFIRPRIPLLPGDLLRLGSEDQPWHRVIRVTRPLPKGGRFDLAHGPVKSRSESRSDNQEKNKTKAWGTGKGARIGKPGGRYAADTPAHPPAGTPVWLIDRREPELHRLLNQLEQEVADMTGTRAETPIPASTFVPTLPETHRPEGRPWMMRVARRPQRRAKDATRAMWVDPKFLEHMTSVTCRDLCWWLPPVIWPEEEEVWRNALAKVRSAGADVFVCNAPWQIALFDADQEGFRPVRSNPARIWAGPFCNTANALALDRLAALGFTGAVVSPELDEQALLELPERSPLPLGIVTAGFWPLCVSRWRAQELRVDTPLASPKEEIAWAREYGSNLWVFPDWALDLHQHLPRLESAGYRLFVELEEKLPPGLGQRPRTSPFNWNLRLL, from the coding sequence ATGCAAACCACCTCTTCCCCATCCTCTTTGATCACGCCCCCGGAAATCCTCGCTCCCGCCGGGGACCGGCAGGCGTTTCTCGCGGCCCTGGCCGCCGGAGCAGATTCCGTCTATTGCGGCTTGAAGCATTTTTCGGCCCGAATGGAGGCGGAGAACTTTTCGCTGAATGAGTTGGCCGATCTGACCGAGCTGGCTCATGCCAAGGGCCGAAAGGTGCTGGTGGCCATGAACACCCTGGTCAAGCCCGGAGATCTCGCCGCTGCTGGTCGGCTGGTGGACCAGTTGCAACGCCATGTGCGTCCGGACGGGCTGATCGTACAGGACCTGGGACTGCTGGCCCTGGCCGGGCAGTGCGGCTTTTCCGGTGAACTGCACCTGTCCACCTTGGCCTGCATGAGCACGGTTTCCGGGCTGCAAGCCGCGGAGCGTCTCGGAGTTCGGCAGGTGGTCCTGCCCCGGGAGCTGCACCTGGATGAAATCAAGCTGATGGCCGAGGCCTGCCCACCGGGGATGCAGCTGGAGGTGTTCGTCCACGGAGCTCTTTGTTACGCCGTATCCGGGAGGTGCTACTGGAGCAGCTACATGGGCGGCAAGAGCGGGTTGCGCGGACGTTGCGTTCAGCCCTGCCGCCGCCGCTACACCCAGGAGAACCGCCGGGGTGGATTCTTTTCCTGCCAGGACCTGAGCCTGGACGTCCTGGTCAAGACCTTGCTGGACATCCCGCAAGTGCGCACCTGGAAGATCGAGGGCCGCAAGAAAAGCGCCCACTACGTCTTCTATACCACCACCGCCTATCGCCTGCTCCGGGACGAGGCCGTTTCCGTACGCTCCCGAAAAGAGGCCGCCGCCCTGCTGGAGATGGCCCTGGGCCGTCCCGGGTCCCATGCCGGCTTTCTGCCTCAGCGCCGGTACATCCCTCTGGCCCCGGACAGCCACCTTGGCTCCGGCCTGCTGGCCGGCCACGTACCCAAGGACGCCAAAAGCCCGTTCATCCGCCCCCGCATCCCGCTGCTTCCCGGGGATCTGCTCCGCCTGGGCTCCGAGGATCAACCCTGGCACCGGGTCATCCGCGTCACCCGACCACTGCCCAAGGGCGGACGGTTCGATCTGGCCCACGGACCGGTCAAAAGCCGATCCGAAAGCCGATCCGACAATCAGGAAAAAAATAAAACCAAAGCCTGGGGCACAGGAAAAGGCGCACGCATCGGCAAGCCCGGCGGAAGATACGCAGCGGACACCCCGGCCCATCCGCCCGCCGGAACCCCGGTCTGGCTGATCGACCGCCGGGAACCGGAACTGCACCGCTTGCTGAACCAGCTTGAACAAGAGGTCGCGGACATGACCGGGACCAGGGCCGAAACCCCCATCCCGGCCTCGACGTTCGTCCCGACCCTGCCTGAAACGCACCGCCCGGAAGGCCGTCCCTGGATGATGCGGGTCGCCCGCAGGCCTCAGCGCCGCGCCAAGGATGCGACAAGAGCCATGTGGGTGGACCCGAAATTCCTGGAGCACATGACCAGCGTCACGTGCCGCGATCTCTGCTGGTGGCTGCCTCCGGTGATCTGGCCGGAGGAAGAGGAAGTCTGGCGGAATGCCCTGGCCAAGGTCCGCTCCGCTGGCGCGGACGTGTTCGTGTGCAACGCCCCCTGGCAAATTGCCTTGTTCGACGCGGACCAGGAAGGTTTCCGCCCGGTCCGCTCCAATCCGGCCCGCATATGGGCCGGACCGTTCTGCAATACGGCCAACGCCCTGGCCTTGGATCGGCTGGCCGCCTTGGGATTCACCGGCGCGGTGGTCAGCCCGGAGCTGGACGAGCAAGCCCTCCTGGAACTTCCTGAGCGCAGCCCCCTGCCCCTGGGAATCGTCACGGCCGGGTTCTGGCCCCTGTGCGTCTCCCGCTGGCGGGCGCAGGAACTCCGCGTCGACACCCCGCTGGCCAGCCCCAAAGAGGAAATCGCCTGGGCCCGGGAATACGGTTCGAATCTCTGGGTTTTTCCGGACTGGGCTCTGGACCTGCACCAACACCTGCCCCGTCTGGAATCCGCGGGCTACCGTCTGTTCGTGGAACTGGAGGAAAAACTCCCCCCCGGCCTGGGACAACGCCCCCGCACTTCGCCGTTCAACTGGAACCTGCGGTTGTTGTAG